Proteins from one Acidobacteriota bacterium genomic window:
- a CDS encoding phosphodiesterase, with the protein MTIRILQLSDPHLLSDPDSQHRDVPTWRSFRQVLRHLDGEASGFDWVILTGDLAHDEQRETYRLLRRTLEERSTPWRMIPGNHDCRAFMREVFPEMAGSAGDSFGFCLDLPGWKLVGLDSRLPGSVSGRVGRRQLDWLRKELEADSGVPTILFIHHPPVPVGCPWLDRIGLEDAGQLRSVVGAAPQVQLVLCGHVHHEFRGRLGEVEVLSAPSTAFQFLPQGEIPVFDPAPPGARILELDGSRWRTRVVRVPELIWVPNPDV; encoded by the coding sequence ATGACCATTCGCATTCTGCAATTGAGCGATCCTCACCTCCTGTCCGACCCCGACTCACAGCATCGGGATGTCCCCACCTGGCGATCCTTTCGCCAGGTCCTTCGCCATTTGGATGGCGAGGCCTCCGGCTTTGACTGGGTAATCCTGACCGGGGATCTGGCGCACGATGAGCAGCGGGAAACCTACCGGCTCCTGAGGCGAACGTTGGAGGAACGAAGCACGCCTTGGCGGATGATCCCCGGGAATCACGACTGCCGGGCGTTCATGCGGGAGGTGTTCCCCGAAATGGCCGGTTCCGCCGGGGACTCCTTCGGCTTCTGCCTGGACCTGCCGGGCTGGAAGCTTGTGGGGCTGGATTCCCGGCTGCCCGGTTCCGTCTCCGGACGGGTGGGCCGCCGCCAGTTGGATTGGTTGAGGAAGGAACTGGAGGCGGACTCCGGAGTTCCTACGATCCTTTTCATCCATCACCCTCCGGTTCCGGTCGGGTGCCCCTGGTTGGACCGGATCGGCTTGGAGGATGCCGGGCAACTCCGCTCGGTCGTGGGGGCGGCGCCTCAGGTTCAACTGGTCCTTTGCGGGCATGTCCACCACGAGTTCCGGGGTCGATTGGGTGAGGTGGAGGTTCTGTCCGCCCCCTCCACGGCTTTCCAATTCCTGCCCCAGGGAGAGATCCCGGTCTTCGATCCTGCTCCCCCCGGCGCCCGGATCCTGGAACTGGACGGGTCGCGGTGGAGGACCCGTGTCGTCCGCGTTCCCGAATTGATCTGGGTGCCGAATCCCGACGTCTGA
- a CDS encoding zinc-binding alcohol dehydrogenase, with the protein MKAAILYGARDLRVEERDLDSDALGPNQLYVETLVSALSTGTDLGNYLGDSNYVPDAPDYPRQVGYSNVGVVRKVGSAVTQFRPGQRIFSRHYHQSAFIAGDDEVLTPIPDGVPDDEASLAYLTHLGLAGIRQAKYETGENVAVVGLGIIGLCTVGLARAMGAKVVAISNSPKRSAAALKMGAHAAVEYRDPSLGDCLARVFGEEGTDLVILTANPWPAYRLSVDIARTGGRISILGFPGRFDEPPDFNPLDPRWFYAKQLTLLGSGSAPSTDAPASDLRFNIRRNLQYIMTLLANRDMRFDSLITHRFPPERMKEAYELAREHSKDLIAAVFDWAQED; encoded by the coding sequence ATGAAAGCGGCCATTCTGTACGGCGCCAGGGACCTTCGAGTAGAGGAGCGGGACCTCGACAGCGACGCTCTCGGGCCGAACCAACTCTACGTGGAGACTCTGGTTTCGGCCCTCTCCACGGGCACCGATCTGGGCAACTACCTGGGAGACTCCAACTATGTTCCCGACGCGCCCGACTACCCGCGCCAAGTGGGTTACTCCAACGTCGGAGTCGTTCGCAAGGTGGGATCGGCAGTCACCCAATTCCGTCCGGGCCAGAGAATCTTCTCGCGCCACTACCACCAGTCCGCCTTCATCGCCGGCGATGACGAGGTGCTGACTCCGATTCCGGACGGGGTCCCCGACGACGAGGCGTCGCTGGCCTATCTCACCCATCTGGGCCTGGCCGGAATCCGGCAGGCGAAGTACGAGACGGGAGAAAACGTCGCTGTGGTGGGCCTGGGTATCATCGGACTGTGCACCGTGGGACTCGCCCGGGCCATGGGGGCCAAGGTAGTGGCCATCTCCAACTCCCCCAAACGGTCGGCGGCCGCCCTGAAGATGGGCGCCCACGCCGCCGTCGAGTACCGGGACCCGAGTCTCGGCGACTGTCTCGCCCGTGTCTTCGGCGAGGAGGGGACGGACCTGGTCATCCTCACCGCGAATCCCTGGCCGGCATACCGGCTCTCGGTGGACATCGCCCGCACCGGCGGCCGGATCAGCATCCTGGGCTTTCCCGGAAGGTTCGACGAACCTCCCGACTTCAATCCGCTGGACCCCAGGTGGTTCTACGCCAAGCAGCTCACGCTCCTGGGCTCCGGCTCTGCTCCTTCAACCGATGCGCCGGCCTCGGACCTCCGCTTCAACATTCGGAGGAATCTCCAGTACATCATGACCCTCCTGGCCAACAGGGACATGCGATTCGATTCCCTGATCACCCACCGCTTCCCGCCCGAACGCATGAAGGAAGCGTACGAACTGGCCCGGGAGCACTCCAAGGATCTCATCGCCGCCGTGTTCGACTGGGCTCAGGAAGACTAG
- a CDS encoding sodium:solute symporter family protein, producing MSGNWIDLGIVALYALGALGYGLWVSRRVRTSLDYTVAGRQLGMFALVGTLVMTEFNPSTMIWFGSISYTAGPRAAWLCLIFITGLGSYGLLVARRWQRLQAVSIAEMFEARYSLGLRRAVSLVTTLILTLFSSGYLIATSKTFSSALGLAPSGALVPGWITADRTLVWTALVISTVVLIFTWAGGLIAVAFTDTASLVVTVVVLPLLAISALQFAAPEPLFHSYQAVDPDPILPLHFIVTLNVVILLCYPLAPWYGQRMFAARSEKTAFAAVAIATLATTLLYACGQVATLIYHSHHSGLQDPDQAVGGAMNLFLGPGIRGLMLAMLFAVCQTTMSSIWNTTSAMVVQDFYKGWLRPDASDADQLRVGRKVTLLLGLITLLLCTTLLGKLLVVINLFGNTLFAAMFFPCVFGFLWWKASRRAASVCLALGWTLGLAVAIYANVLADPVVPFPVWARWIYVYLMPGICLVGVLVSHLDRPSQEEIRRRVTFFRRVGAPWVGARDFTSQAQPPDSTP from the coding sequence ATGAGCGGGAACTGGATCGACCTCGGCATCGTGGCGCTCTACGCCCTGGGGGCCCTGGGTTACGGACTCTGGGTGTCGCGCCGCGTCCGCACCTCCCTGGACTACACCGTCGCCGGCAGGCAACTGGGGATGTTCGCCCTGGTTGGCACGCTGGTGATGACCGAGTTCAATCCCTCCACCATGATCTGGTTCGGGAGCATCAGCTACACGGCCGGGCCCCGGGCCGCCTGGCTCTGCCTGATCTTCATCACCGGACTCGGCAGCTACGGCCTGCTGGTGGCGCGCCGCTGGCAGAGGCTCCAGGCGGTGAGCATCGCCGAGATGTTCGAGGCCCGGTACTCCTTGGGACTGCGTCGAGCCGTCAGCCTGGTCACCACCCTGATCCTGACCCTCTTCTCCTCAGGCTACCTCATCGCCACCAGCAAGACGTTTTCCTCGGCGCTGGGACTTGCACCCTCGGGCGCCCTGGTCCCGGGTTGGATCACGGCGGACCGGACCCTGGTCTGGACCGCCCTGGTGATCAGCACCGTTGTCCTCATCTTCACCTGGGCCGGCGGCCTGATTGCGGTGGCCTTCACCGACACGGCGTCGCTGGTGGTCACGGTCGTCGTACTGCCGCTTCTGGCCATTAGCGCCCTGCAGTTCGCCGCGCCGGAACCGCTGTTCCATTCCTACCAGGCCGTGGATCCCGACCCCATTTTACCCCTCCATTTCATCGTCACCCTGAACGTGGTCATCCTCCTCTGTTACCCCCTGGCGCCCTGGTACGGGCAGCGGATGTTCGCCGCCCGTAGCGAGAAGACCGCCTTCGCCGCTGTGGCCATCGCCACCCTGGCCACCACTCTCCTCTATGCCTGCGGACAGGTGGCCACGCTCATCTATCACAGCCACCATTCCGGCCTGCAGGATCCGGACCAGGCCGTGGGCGGGGCCATGAACCTTTTCCTGGGCCCCGGGATCCGTGGACTGATGCTGGCCATGCTCTTCGCCGTCTGCCAGACCACCATGTCCAGCATCTGGAACACCACTTCGGCCATGGTGGTGCAGGATTTCTACAAAGGGTGGCTCCGGCCCGACGCCTCCGATGCGGACCAGTTGAGGGTGGGCCGCAAGGTCACGCTGCTCCTGGGCCTGATCACCCTCCTGTTGTGCACGACGCTTCTGGGCAAGTTGCTGGTGGTCATCAATCTCTTCGGGAACACCCTCTTCGCGGCCATGTTCTTCCCTTGCGTCTTCGGATTTCTCTGGTGGAAGGCGAGCCGGCGGGCCGCGAGCGTCTGCCTCGCGCTGGGTTGGACGTTGGGCCTGGCCGTCGCGATCTACGCCAACGTTCTGGCCGACCCGGTTGTTCCCTTCCCCGTCTGGGCCCGTTGGATCTACGTCTACCTGATGCCGGGAATCTGCCTTGTGGGGGTTCTGGTCAGCCATCTGGATCGTCCTTCGCAAGAGGAGATCCGGCGGCGAGTGACCTTCTTCCGGCGCGTCGGCGCCCCGTGGGTCGGAGCCAGGGACTTCACGTCTCAAGCCCAACCTCCCGACTCGACACCCTGA